A section of the Lampris incognitus isolate fLamInc1 chromosome 8, fLamInc1.hap2, whole genome shotgun sequence genome encodes:
- the cnih2 gene encoding protein cornichon homolog 2, whose translation MAFTFAAFCYMLTLVLCAALIFFVIWQIIAFDELRTDFKNPIDQSNPTRARERILNIERICNLLRRLVVPEYSIHGLFCLMFMCAGEWVTLGLNIPLLFYHLWRFFHRPADGSEVMYDPVSVMNADILNYCQKESWCKLGFYLVSFFYYLYSMVYALVSF comes from the exons ATGGCGTTCACCTTTGCGGCCTTCTGCTACATGCTCACCTTGGTGCTGTGCGCTGCTCTCATTTTCTTCGTCATATGGCAG ATCATCGCGTTTGATGAGCTCCGCACCGACTTCAAGAACCCAATTGATCAGAGCAACCCCACCAGAGCG AGGGAGAGAATTCTTAATATTGAGAGAATCTGCAACCTGCTTCGGAGG TTGGTGGTACCAGAGTACTCCATCCATGGTCTCTTCTGTCTGATGTTCATGTGTGCTGGAGAGTGGGTCACACTTGGCCTAAATATCCCCCTGCTTTTCTACCATCTTTGGAG GTTTTTTCATCGGCCCGCAGATGGTTCAGAGGTCATGTACGACCCCGTCAGCGTGATGAATGCAGATATCCTCAACTACTGTCAGAAGGAGTCCTGGTGTAAACTGGGTTTTTATCTGGTGTCGTTCTTCTATTACCTGTATAG TATGGTCTATGCCCTGGTGAGTTTCTAA